In one window of Nicotiana tabacum cultivar K326 chromosome 12, ASM71507v2, whole genome shotgun sequence DNA:
- the LOC107813784 gene encoding uncharacterized protein LOC107813784: MDSEQESEGRRDSDATLDESEIGSSKSSEYSQSISSSTSGSSSDDYIQVDPKIVFNSVPSGVASSKSHSDAKLISQSDTCHQLEESSKTSTSSTSQVSDVTHESAFPTMSPTQSPSIQVMERQAVFDPNRIPSSVFGSKDSSSKEWSTASNESLFSIHTAGNASPARDDIVMTDGDFKRSKKRDNSCAALDKYEEINKSGEPTRFRQPLPAAKGRECKEKIHEKGRNVNAVNNLFAAGSDEPTKRVVRFREEIKVGDIRNHSAVVGLSDGNKGFRDSCTAVRHSDGKGTSPVFPIKKKSSWWSCCCSCSSGSCCSSWPSCSLKCSGCSCNWLSCSGCSCKWLSCSGFSFKWLSCSSFSCKWLSCSGCSCKWLICSGCSCKWPSCSGFSCKWLSCSGCSCKWPSCSGCSCKWPSCAVCSCKWPSMPVGCCKWPCSHGGCCKWPSCQCKCLTSLRCCS; this comes from the exons ATGGATTCTGAGCAAGAGAGTGAAGGAAGAAGAGATTCAGATGCTACTTTAGATGAAAGCGAAATAGGGTCGTCTAAAAGTTCGGAATATTCTCAATCCATCTCGTCTTCGACATCAGGCTCTTCTTCAGATGATTACATCCAAGTGGATCCAAAAATAGTATTCAACTCTGTCCCATCGGGTGTAGCATCTTCTAAATCTCACTCCGATGCCAAACTTATATCTCAAAGTGATACGTGCCATCAATTGGAAGAATCCTCGAAAACTTCTACAAGTTCCACCTCACAGGTTTCAGATGTCACTCATGAATCTGCATTCCCGACCATGTCACCTACACAATCTCCTTCTATACAGGTGATGGAAAGGCAGGCAGTTTTTGATCCCAATAGAATTCCCTCTTCCGTTTTTGGGAGTAAGGATTCGTCCTCTAAGGAATGGAGCACTGCTTCTAACGAATCATTGTTCAGTATCCACACTGCTGGAAATGCTAGTCCTGCAAGGGATGATATTGTAATGACTGATGGAGATTTCAAACGGTCAAAGAAACGAGACAACTCATGTGCAGCATTAGATAAATATGAAGAAATTAATAAGTCTGGCGAGCCAACTAGGTTTAGGCAGCCCTTGCCAGCTGCAAAAGGAAGAGAATGTAAGGAAAAGATCCATGAGAAAGGAAGGAATGTAAATGCTGTAAACAACCTGTTTGCAGCAGGTTCAGATGAACCAACAAAGAGAGTAGTCCGTTTTAGAGAGGAAATAAAAGTAGGAGACATCAGAAATCATTCTGCTGTCGTTGGCCTCTCTGATGGAAATAAAGGCTTTAGGGACTCCTGCACTGCCGTTCGCCATTCTGATGGGAAGGGCACGTCTCCTGTCTTTCCAAT AAAAAAGAAGTCTTCTTGGTGGTCATGCTGTTGTTCTTGTAGTAGTGGTTCTTGCTGCTCAAGTTGGCCAAGCTGCTCGTTGAAGTGCTCAGGTTGCTCTTGTAACTGGTTAAGCTGCTCAGGTTGCTCTTGTAAGTGGCTAAGCTGCTCAGGTTTCTCCTTTAAGTGGCTAAGCTGTTCAAGTTTCTCTTGTAAGTGGCTAAGTTGCTCAGGTTGCTCTTGTAAGTGGCTAATCTGCTCAGGTTGCTCTTGTAAGTGGCCAAGCTGCTCGGGTTTCTCTTGTAAGTGGCTAAGCTGCTCAGGTTGTTCTTGTAAGTGGCCAAGCTGCTCAGGTTGCTCTTGTAAGTGGCCAAGCTGCGCAGTTTGCTCTTGTAAGTGGCCAAGCATGCCTGTCGGCTGCTGCAAATGGCCATGCAGCCATGGTGGTTGCTGCAAATGGCCGAGCTGCCAATGCAAGTGTTTAACCTCGCTACGCTGCTGCTCCTAG